DNA from Ictalurus punctatus breed USDA103 chromosome 7, Coco_2.0, whole genome shotgun sequence:
AATCAGAATTTTTTGTCTAATATGTTCAATTTTGTCATTGAAAGAATTCATTGAAAGGCGTCATTACTACTACATATTGATGgtgtgcatgtttctgtggtggttttagTCCTAGTTAATTTTACTACGGTTTTAAATAAGAATctaagatttatttttgttatcttttattaaggtggagagatacGTTGATCTAacagcactaagagattttctatagttcaaaAGGCTCCATGCTAGAAATGactaattatatttattaaagttatattgCAAAATAGTAAAGAATAAGATAATGCCAATAATGTAATGTGTAGTAACTCCTGCTTTTTAAAGGATACTGGAATGTAATGTAACaagttttattcagtttattgaCCGTCTGATTTTCTATCTGCATTATGTATAATTCCCTCATCGTCACATGAGTTATGATTCCTAACAGCTCTTCTAGTAGCTGTGGCttataaatgttaatttatCCCAGGGATAGAGCCAATTCAAAACTAACCTATTTGTTAATTGTCTAAATTAGGATCCTAAACCAGTTAGGATTTACATATCCATTAAAATCCTGAGGCTAAATGTGTAACAAGCAAAGTAGAGGGCATTCAGACGCTCGTAATTTTAAGATAATGTCATCTATCAAATGAAATACTGTAtgcgtagtgtgtgtgtgtgtgtgtgtgtgtgtgtgtgtatatatatatatatatatatatatatatatatatatatatatatatatatatatatatatatatatatacatatatatatatacatatatatatatatatatatatatatatatatatatatatatatatatatatatatatatatatatatgctcctactggaacatccagacagtaagacgttacagtaatctagtctagaggtgacgaaagcatgaactagtatttctgcatcatgtagtgacaatatatttcttatcttagaaatatttctgagatgaaagaaggctatcctagtaatattatctacatgagcatcaaatgatagactggagtcaataatcacaccaaggtcttttactgctacGCATGacgaaacagaaagaccatccagagtaaatATGTGATCAGAAAGTTTACTTCCAGCTACATGCTGTTCTAGCACAAGTACTTCTggcttatcagaattaagtaaaaggaagttaataagtaTCCAGTGtgtaatgtcctttacacattcctcaactttattaagctgctttttgtttttactgaaaCATACATTAAATAATACTCTGGCCTTAAATTACTCCAATTacagaaattaattaaaagaaatCTCAGTTATGTGACGTTGTCCCAGTCTATTATTTGTACTTTTAACTTGAGTTCAAGTATGCATTAAGCATCTTAATTGTAACTGAATATTTAGTCATGGCTAGAGACAAAAAGCACAAAGTTAACAGTGAGAAGGGGCGATTTCAGAAGAGCTGGTAACAAGAACACTATCATCAAGAGCCAGAGCAAATGCATGTGCCTCAAATATCGAGTGACTGTTCcgataattaattaatttatcatGAGACATTATGAAACAAATCATGAGAAATGCAAAAATATTCAAAAGATGAGAGCAGAGAACCTGAATCAGCTGAAAGCGATCCTGGCAGAAGCAAGTTTTTACCGGAGCAAATGGGGCCGGAACACGGGACCTAACAACTTCATGGCAATGATTCCAACCACTAAGCATGCAAAACCTTTCTTGAATTCTGACAAAGGTCCTGGAAAGAGTCTGGATTCAgaaccaagtattaaaaatgacaatttaatcTAATTTTATTAACTATGTTtctccaattacttttggtctcTGAAATGGGGGAACCACATataaagtgctgtaattcctacactgTTTACCAGATGTAGATCTATAAACactcaaattaaagctgaaagtctgcacttagAGCTCATGTAACTCATACCTTTGTCAATGTCCAATATAATTATGGACCTGactctatatacagtatacagtccCACCCCCCAAAAGTATTGGAGCAGCAAggtcaattcttttgttttcactatacactgCAGACATTTTggcttgagatcaaaatatgtaTATGCACTGCTTAGCTGCAGAGATTCACCCCTGAATGTGACCTTTCCACTGATGGATGTATGGATTTCCACCTTTCCGCGGATGAATCACAAAATCCGTACAACACTTCCATTTCCTCTCAAATCAAGAACAATATATTTAGCAGAAAAAAAGGCTTACATGacaaaaagtaaaacagaaaTCATTCTCTGAACTATCAGGAAAATTTCTCCAACCATTAACAAGGAATGGTGCAGTTTGGATTGAAACGCCAGATACCTGCCAGATACCTGCGATACGAAAGCAGGAAGTGGGCCATGCACTGTGAGAACCGAAGTGGTCAAGACAAAACCGATGCAGTAACGGCAGGACTGAGTTTTCCAGCTCAGTATTTTTACTCTCATACTCGTGCAAACCAGAGAAACCTGTGCTAAGATCTTGATTAGAGATTTAAAACCTGATCGAATTAATCTGGGCTGAAAAGagcatgtttatttttactcagtGAAGAAGAGGCGTGAAGAACAGGTCCAGAGGAGGTCAGTGTTTACGTTTAATAAATATGACCACAACAGTTAGAGTCAGAGTCATTCAGCTATGGAATTCACTCACTAATAACCTGCTAATCATTTCTGCCCAGCATTAAGCCAGATCATGTAGAAGGCCCTGATGATCTCCTCCTAAGTCATATCTCCTCCTGTGGAATTTCTGGCACATTGTTTACATTGAGATTATctgttaaaataaacataaatccTCCACTGTGCCCGAAGGCTGTCCTGTGAGACCCTGATTTTGAAAGAAAAAGCCAAGAGTAAAACGTACACAACGTCTCCTGTAACACCAACACAGTCAAGAGTTTAGTTGATAACAAATAAAGTATGACTTCCAGGAGGAGTAgatgtacatgtgtatatacagtatacagtccCACCCCCAAAAAGTATTGGAGCAGCAAGGTCAATTCTTTTGTTGTCAtcatacactgaagacattttggcttgagatcaaaatatgtatatgagacgatagatcaaaATTTCAGATTTTGTTTCCCCCGTATTTACATCCAGATGTGATAAAatacttagaacatggcaccttttgtgaCAGacgtaaatatcaggaaataaaatctgaaattctgatctatcgtctcatatccatcttttgatctcaagccaaaatgtcttcagtgtatagtgaaaagaaaatacttggccttgctgttccaatacttttggagggcactgtatatatacacactcaccatccactttattaggaacagatgtacacctgcacattcatgcagttatctaatcagctaatcCAATCTATctaatcatgtagcagcagcgcaatacaaaaaaaatgtagatacaggtcaagagattcagttaatgttcacatcaaacttcAGAATGGGGGAAAGGTCTGAACTCTGTGACTTTGAATGGGCTGATTGGTACCTTCTGGTACTTTCATGAGGTCTAATCTGGAACCTCTGTGCTAAATCAAACAAGGCTATTTCAGTAAACCCTGTTTTATTGGCTCACTTCATGGAATATCTGCCTGATCTCTAAGTCCAAGAAAATAATCAGAAACCATGATAATGTCTCTTTCCAACTCATGTTTACTTCCGTCAGatctgcttaaaaaaaaacctagcacCTTCAGATCTATCAGAATCCAGAAATTAACAGCACAGTggtgtaaatatttttactcCAAACGGACCTCACTGAACCTGCGGAGTCAATATTATGTGCACTATTGTAACGAGTTCAATATTATAAAATGGTTCATATTAGGATTCTAATTTTAAGCAAAGAAATCAGATATACAAACTCTAGGGGTTTATagtataaaataaagaaaggacATTATCTCTGTGTGGAAGATTGAGGGAAACCCGACACACTGTGATGAATTAGTTTGTGTATACTGCCCTCTTTTGGCCACCATGAAATCTGTTTTAGTTTGTTTAAGCAACTCAGGAACAATGTGAGAAACACTTCTATCTTTAACATGCTGCATTGTGAACTCCAACACATCCTGATTTATTACCGCAGCTCTTCCGATGAAGAAGTAAAGAGAGAGTCGAGACATTTTCTCTCCACTACTGACACTTCCTGTCAGTGCAGGTCCTTCTGATGACATAGCTAACAATGTATTGCAATAGAATGTGTTGTTAATACACTACATCTCAACAAAACTACATTAATTTTTCTCTTTACTTCAACATATAATTACCTGCACATTTCTTTAGTGTTGTACTGTGGACTGGTCTACAAATCAACAGTCTTGGTCTCGTCATCATCTCAGGGGGAATTTTACTTGGCCTTGTCTAGCTCtcgggtttattttttttccaggaccACCCGAGACCATAACATCATTTCCATTAACAAGTACTTTGTAATGCTTTCGTTACagtacaaaatgtaaatgtctatcTCTGCATGTGGAGTTATAGTTATATAGCACctatacatttcaagtgactatgttataaaaaataaaaaaaatagttcttATGTTTAAAATACTAAAGACAATAagttataatataaataagtaTTTGTAATGTTCAGCTGTAGTTGGTCTCAGGAATTTGTATGAGCCAAGAGGAAATGTGTTTTCATTGGCAAACCTTTACATGTGTTGTACAGCTTCCTGTGGAATGTccttattcatttttttatataactaGCAAACTCtgtgtcatttcatttcattaaccCCCCTAGTGCTATGATATAAATAAAACCGGATTACACTGCAGTGCTTGATAGAAGAATGGACTACGCTTAACATGTCCTGTGTACATGTTTGTACAAAATGATCACACAAAAGTAGATGGGTTGTTTATTTAATTCGAGAGAATGTTCGTGTCAGGTTAGGAAGGTACTACAACCAGCAAATTAGCACATCTGAGTGTTTGGTCTCTGCCTTGACATGGAGTCTGTcatgtgtggtggtggtggtggtcaCACATCCATGTCAGACTCGGTCTTGATGCAGACTTGAACCGAACACTAACATGTTTTAGTTTgttaattatcattatttattcattaatattaattaataactaGTGTTTTTGTAGTAATCAGCCCACTATCATCAATCTCCGACTAGCAAATGTCAGGTAGACAATCACAAACAGGCATTTTGACATTGTGGGTGTGTCAATCAAACAAACTCCGCCCCTTGTCCAAAAAATGGGGTCACTTTTTTGtgaaagggttagggttatggtttTTTAATGTTTGCTTTACTTGGCATGCGCTAAATTAGGAACGTAATCCATTTTTATAAGaaaatattgaatcattttcagttaTTTCTACTTGGTTTCACCAAGCAACGTCTAGAAGTGTAATTTTCCACTTGAATTTAAGCTAATTTAAgctaaaaaaatcaataaaatctgTCATCCACCATTAATTTAATCAATTCTTAGTTACATTTGCTACATTACACTGAATTACATTTGAAAAGATGTTAATAGCTGTAATGTTGGAAGAAAAACATCAAACTAGTTTTATTTTGGCATTTTACATATTCGGGTTACAGTCAAACACATGGCTAAGACACTGAGCTAGCGATCTGTGATAGTATGATAAGAGACCTACAGAGATGCAAACAGTTATAGAGCTTttggttaaaggaaaaaataagccCTAAAAGTAGTAATAACATGCATtgtctgtcaaactgtcaaaatGATTGATGAGTctatgatttaataataataataagctttattttataaagcgcctttaaaagcagcttctcaaagcgatgtacacaaaataagcagtacacagaaaaaataaaacattataaaagttTGTAAGAATTACAAcattaatcataataataaaagtagacatcgACAGTCAAAGGCAAGCTTAAAATAGTgtgtcttgagttgagctttaaaaatgccaaaggtctaagcttccctgagttcaggaggaagagacttccaaagggaaggagcagagacagaaaaagccctggctgcccatatcaaattcaaggccttgatgcttaCCTACAataccttgtctggaacagcaccctcctacctcaactctctcctgaaggcttacgttccctcacgcaatctgcaatcgATTAATGACCAACgtttagtagtacctactcagagTAGCTCAAGGTgtctttcaagaacattcaaactaactgttcctcagtggtggaatgaacttccaacctcaatctggaccgcagaatctgtcaccatcttcaaaaaacagctaaagacccacctcttccatgaacacgtaactaacccctaaaacaccaaccccacattatctttataaatgaaaaataaaaaacttcctctggctcttacaccacttctctgtgcactttgcttctctagaactcaattataaatcttgtacagtagcactacttgtattgttctctgcttgatatctcgctttgcttgtatttcctcatttgtaagtcgctttggataaaatgaATAACGGTCAAAGAAGGAAAATGGATAGCACCTCTACATGTGAAAGGAGCTCTGGTTCCATtaaagttagaaacgtgttcaAAAGCAAACATAATCAGTACGTCATCAAAACATTGAAAGAAAAGCCCAAAAAATCAGTATTAGTACTAAAAGACGACAACGGGAAGAGAATTGACTCATGGAACACGCCTTTAAAAAACATGTGGCTCTAAAAAACTTCACCTCTGTTGATACTGAAGGACTGGATTCAGTGATAAAGCATGTGAGGAATTAAACCTGATACAAACTCTGTGGACTCCATAGTACAAAGCTTTGCAGATGTCTTCAAAGCTTTTGGTGTTTCACCTAAAAAAtcacctgaaagaaaaatacacaagcAGATGACATTTTAAAGAAGGAACTGGTCAGAATGACACTTGGAGCTATCAGGAAATCTGAAGAGCCAACAAACTGGCTTAAACCCAtggtatgtgttttttttttttttttttttttgtttaaagaatgGAAATTTAAGACTATGCATGAATAAACACCAGAACCATCAGATCCCAATGCATTAGCAAGtgccaaatattttaaaaagctggATGCTTCACAGGGTTTCTGGCATCTGAGACTGGAATAAGTTCTGGATAGACTGGATAGTTCCaaatattttatcttcagtTCTCCAGCATTTTTTCAGACATCAGCCATTTGGAATTGTGTCAGCAATGGAGCAGTGGAGCATATGATGGAAACACTGGAAAGAAGATAGAAATGGGCCTCTTCTATCTAAAAGGTAATGACTATTTAGTAATCATTTATTTACCTTTCTGACTTCCCAGAGATGGACACGGATGTCAAACACATCAGCAAGTGTGTGAGATCTTTCTTCCAATGGAATTCTGCACGCTGTTAGGAGTGATAATGGTCCATGCTTCATCTGCAAAGAGTGGCTTGAATTCTCAAAATACTATAACTATATACACCAGGTGGCTAGTATACTCAATCTAATAGTAAAGCAGAAAAAGGAGTACACATTCTCAAGCAATTGCTACTGGAAGCTGTTGACAGCCACTCTGACCGTTACCATGCACTCCTTAGCTGCAGAGCTTCACCCCTGAAATGTGACCTTTCCACTACAGAGCTGCTGATGAATCACAAAACCCGTACAACACTTCCATTTCCTCTCAAATCAAGAACAATAtatttagcagaaaaaaaaggcttacacgacaaaaagtaaaacagaaaTCATTCTCTGAACTATCAGGAAAATTTCTCCAACCATTAACAAGGAATGGTGCAGTTTGGATTGAAACGCCAGATACCTGCGATACGAAAGCAGGAAGTGGGCCATGCACTGTGAGAACCGAAGTGGTCAAGACAAAACCGATGCAGTAACGGCAGGACTGAGTTTTCCAGCTCAGTATTTTTACTCTCATACTCGTGCAAACCAGAGAAACCTGTGCTAAGATCTTGATTAGAGATTTAAAACCTGATATAATTAATCTGGGCTGAAAagaacatgtttatttttactcagtGAAGAAGAGGCGTGAAGAACAGGTCCAGAGGAGGTCAGTGTTTACGTTTAATAAATATGACCACAACAGTTAGAGTCAGAGTCATTCAGCTATGGAATTCACTCACTAATAACCCGCTAATCATTTCTGCCCAGCATTAAGACAGGTCACGTAGAAGGCCCTGATGATCTCCTACTAAGTCATATCTCCTCCTGTGGAATTCCTGGCACATGGTTTACACTGAGATTATctgttaaaataaacataaatccTCCACTGTGCCCGAAGGCTGTCCTGTGAGACCCTGATTTTGAAAGAAAAAGCCAAGAGTAAAACGTACACAACGTCTCCTGTAACACCAACACAGTCAAGAGTTTAGTTGATAACAAATAAAGTATGACTTCCAGTCGAGCCTGGTGAAGTAGATGTACATGTGTAAATCCTCCTAAAGTCATTTGTTTCATTACATCAATACatcaatgtttgtttgtttgtttgtttttttaaagtagagCATGTCTGTTTTAAGAACATACAAGCTCTGCCTTCAGAGTTTAGGCCCTTAGTCTTACGTGAGTCTGATGCTGGTATGGACTCACACCAAACTCTATGCTGAAGAAAATAGcaaatggtgatcagtgattggttgtcagGAACAACGTcgatcagtgattggctgttGAGAACAGTGGTTATATTTTTctcacattttcacacatgatcAAATATTATTCAAATCATGTCGCATGTTTGGGTTCACTTGAATTGTGAGCAAATTCAGGGCATAACAATAATGTTAAAAAGCACATGATCACATGTGCCTGATTCTTCCTTAAGAAGAGCCTCTTTAGGAACCCCTATTTTCCCCTTTTTTGACTTCTCCCCTTCGAGGTCGTCACAGCGGATCACCCATACACATATGGATTTCACACCCTCCTGATGTAACCCTCCCCATTTTCCGGGCTGACCAGGAGTTGAACCCGGTCCACGGCAGTGAGCGCCACATCCTAGCGCCACTAATCCACTCCGATAAAGCACAATGAAACAGTTTAAAATAGCTGAAATGTTGTAGTGGTGACTAACACTGTGGTTTCATAACATATAAATAACTTTAGTCAGTGTTGTTCAGCCTGCCTGTTTTTCTCCTGCCATGACTACACGCATCTGGTGAGGAAAAAGTGAGCTGGAGGGCAgcttttttaaagaaatctgaGGAAAACCCTGCTCACACATGGCTTACACATGGGTGTGGATAGGATCAGAAATTCATTCTAGCTGACCGTTTGTTTTAATATCAATGACACCACATAGAGAAGGGTGTGTTCCTTTATTGactgatttatttaattcagcAAGAGTGTGTTCCTCATGGTATTGTACAAATAATGGTCTAATAAAGTGGCTAAAATCCAGTAATAATGCTATATTTATATAAAGTGTATTTACATAAACAAGTTACATACAGGCTATTAATTCTGattattcatataaaaataacaattctATTAATAGAATATAAGCAGCACAATGTTGTTTACTTTTGCCCAGATGTTGATGTTTCTTTTATTCTAGACTCATGTAGAGACACTTGGTCGTGGGCTCAGTTAAGGCTATGTGGCGTGTGGTAGGAAGTGGCCTTGTTTCTCAGCGCTTCCTCGCTCATACTCAGGATTTGAGAAACTCTGAACACTTTGGAGCGCCCTTAACTCCACGCCGCTGTCCTGACTCGACACGCTGTCCATGTTCTCCGACACGTCCAGCAGGTATTCCCTCGGGCTCACACACTCCCCTTTGAGCGCCCTCCACGCTCGCTTATTGAGCAGCACGTACGCTGTGGGGTTGATGAAGACGTGAGAGAAAGCGATGCACTCGGTGCTCTGGATGGCGAGGTCCATGTGCAGACTCACACTGCAATCCGAGACCACGTGCAGGTACTGCAGGATGTGCAGTATCAGCACAAGCGTGTACGGGAACCAGAGCACGAAGAACAGCCCTGTGGAGATGATCGCACGTCTCGCCATCCTGGAACGCCCTGAGGAACGTGTGCGCAGGTACAAGGTGATAGAGGAACCGAGCAAGAGCAGGAACGGAATCCCAAAGATGAGGACAACCAGCTGGAGCTGCGTGTAGATCTTccagctgtgtgtgtagtggtacAAGCATTGGGTCTCGCCGTGGACATGTCGCTCCTCCACGAAGTTCAGGTGCGGCAAGGCGGCCAGAAACGCCAGCATCCACACGCACGTGCAACACACTACATTTTTCTTGGTCTCTCCGACTCGGCCCAGGCACCGGAACACGCACGCGGCGTCCACGCAGCTCCGCAGCACCGCACACGCCACGAACAGGTTGCTGCTGTACAAACCGACCGCGTACACCAGCGTGACGAGCTTACACGCGCGCGCGCCGAAGATCCAGTCGCGCGACGCGTACACCGCCCAGAACGGAAAGGTGGAGGTGAATAGCAGGTCCGCGCACAGCACGCACGCGGGATGCGCCCGTCTCGCCGGTTTGCTGCGCGTGAACACGAACAGCAGGGTGAAGTTAGCGAGCAGACCGAGCACGCACGCGACCGAGTAAAACGCGggcaggaaataacggctgaaCTTTTTCACCTGAAGTTTCTCACACGGCCGGAAGTCCGCCAGCGCGTCTAACTCGTAATAATCCGAGTAATCGAACTCGTACTCCGACTCGTTAGTGCGCGCGGGCTGAGTGACATCCATGGTCTCGTTCCCCGCTTCAGCTTCACTTACAAACGCCACAGCAAGTGGTTTATACAGCGCGCGCACGCACATacacgcacgtacacacactgacactcaaacacactctcacacacacccacacacactgcaagaAAACAGATGGAGGAAAGACAGAAAGCGATGAGCTCCTTAACTCTTACTGCGCCCCACTTTCACAGTAAAACGGAACATTTGTGACTTTATTCAATAATTTCACCTCTTATCATCTCAACACTTATTACACACTACAGTCGAGTGTG
Protein-coding regions in this window:
- the LOC108267117 gene encoding atypical chemokine receptor 2 is translated as MDVTQPARTNESEYEFDYSDYYELDALADFRPCEKLQVKKFSRYFLPAFYSVACVLGLLANFTLLFVFTRSKPARRAHPACVLCADLLFTSTFPFWAVYASRDWIFGARACKLVTLVYAVGLYSSNLFVACAVLRSCVDAACVFRCLGRVGETKKNVVCCTCVWMLAFLAALPHLNFVEERHVHGETQCLYHYTHSWKIYTQLQLVVLIFGIPFLLLLGSSITLYLRTRSSGRSRMARRAIISTGLFFVLWFPYTLVLILHILQYLHVVSDCSVSLHMDLAIQSTECIAFSHVFINPTAYVLLNKRAWRALKGECVSPREYLLDVSENMDSVSSQDSGVELRALQSVQSFSNPEYERGSAEKQGHFLPHAT